A genomic stretch from Nodosilinea sp. E11 includes:
- a CDS encoding TniQ family protein, which yields MAGDPSSPAPAAAPASVTPWLFQVEPHADESFGHFLGRFRRANRLSSAQLSAMLGQRSYVVSYWESPSRQRRPTPGSLQQLSQMSGVAIARLHGMWSPSDTRLHWPTRLCPDCYAEAPWHRLTWQLSAQPDCEIHQRRRSRPGRASLLAQCPRCHHAFPLPSHWVSGQCAHCQLPFAQMRF from the coding sequence ATGGCCGGAGACCCGTCTTCACCAGCACCAGCAGCAGCACCAGCCTCCGTTACCCCTTGGCTGTTCCAGGTCGAGCCTCATGCTGACGAGAGCTTTGGTCACTTTTTGGGGCGATTTCGTCGAGCCAATCGCCTCAGTAGTGCCCAGTTATCGGCCATGCTGGGACAGCGATCCTATGTCGTCTCCTATTGGGAAAGCCCCTCTCGCCAGCGGCGACCGACCCCCGGTTCTCTTCAGCAGCTCTCCCAGATGAGCGGTGTTGCGATCGCCCGCCTCCATGGGATGTGGTCACCCTCCGACACCCGATTGCATTGGCCCACGCGGTTGTGTCCTGACTGTTACGCCGAAGCCCCCTGGCACAGACTCACCTGGCAATTGAGTGCCCAACCCGATTGCGAAATCCATCAGCGGCGGCGCAGCCGTCCTGGAAGGGCATCCCTATTAGCTCAATGTCCCCGCTGTCATCATGCGTTTCCACTGCCGAGCCATTGGGTCAGCGGCCAGTGTGCTCATTGCCAACTCCCGTTCGCGCAGATGCGGTTTTAG